In the genome of Candidatus Zixiibacteriota bacterium, the window AAATGGGTAATCGCAACGAGGCTTATATCGTCTCCGCTTGCCGTTCCGCTATCGGGACCTTCCTGGGCGGACTATCCGGGTTTACCGCGACTCAACTGGGAGCGCTGGCAATAAAGGAAGCTATTAATAGGGCTAATATCGACCCCCATCGGATTGATGAAGTAATCATGGGGCAGGTAGTTCAAGCGGGCGTCGGCCAGGCGCCGGCTCGCCAGGCCGCTATCGGCGGCGGAGTGCCGCCCGAGGTGGCTACCTTCACCATAAACAAAGTCTGCGGCTCCGGACTGAAAGCGGTCATGCTCGCCGCCCAGTCGATTCGCGCCGGCGACCAGGACTGCATCATAGCCGGCGGGATGGAATCGATGTCCGGCACCCCTTATGTTCTCCACGGCGCCAAAGCAGGCCTTAAATTCGGCGATAAGAAACTTCAGGACTCGATGGTTCTGGATGGCCTCTGGTGCGCTTTCAAAAACTGGCATATGGGAAGCGCCGCCGAACTTACTGGCAGAATGGCAAATATCACCCGTCAGGAGCAGGATGAATTCGCCTATAATTCTCACAAGAAAGCGATTGCCGCCCAGCAGCAGGGGAAATTTGATGCCGAAATCTTTCCGATTGAGATACCTCAGAAAAAAGGTGACCCCGTCCTTTTCAAGAAAGATGAATGCCCGCGCGCTGAGATTTCCATGGAAGGGCTCGCCAAGCTGAAACCGGCTTTTGAGAAAGAGGGCACCGTCACCGCCGGAAATGCCCCGGGCCTCAATGACGGCTCATCGGCTACCGTGGTCGTCTCCGAAAAGTTCCTTAAAGAGAACAATCTCACCCCGCTGGCAAGAGTTATTGAATATACAACCGCCGGCGTCTCACCGGAACTGCTCTTCTTTGCCCCGATTCATGCTGTCCGGAAACTCTGCGAAAAGATGGGAGTTGACGTGCATCATTTTGACTTGATTGAAGCCAATGAAGCCTTCTCCGTTCAGGCTCTTGCCGACGGCAAAGAACTCGGCTGGGATTGGAGCCGTGTCAATGTCCATGGCGGCGCCGTTGCGCTGGGACATCCTATCGGAGCTTCCGGAACCCGGGTACTGACTACGTTAATTTACGCCCTCAAAGACCGCGGTAAGAAAAACGGCCTGGCAACTCTCTGTCTGGGCGGCGGTCACGCGGTGGCAATGGCTATAGAGATGGTCTGAAAGGGGAGATAAATGACTATGCGTTTGGAGGATATAAATAAGATTGCTGTGGTCGGCGGCGGCACCATGGGCAACGGGATAGCCCATGTCGTCGCCCAGTCTGGCTATAACGTCCTTCTGGTGGATACCTCGCCGGAACTATTACAGCGCGCCCTTAAGACTATTGCCGGAAACCTCGACCGAATGATTAAAAAAGAGAAAATCACCGAGGCGATAAAAAACGAAACGCTCGCAAGAATCAAAACCACCACCGATATCAATGAAGTCAAATCGGCGCAACTGGTGATTGAAGCGATTTACGAGAACCTTGATGCCAAACTGAGACTTTTCACCCAGCTGGCGGCTATCTGCCCGCCCGACACCATTCTGGCATCCAATACCTCCTCGCTGCCGATTACCCAGATCGCCGCCGCTTCCAAAAGAGCCGACCGAGTCATCGGCATGCACTTCATGAATCCGGTGCCGATGATGAAGCTGATTGAGTTGATTCGCGGTATTGCCACCAGCGATGAGACCTTTCATGTTATAAAAGAGTTGTCCTTCAAGCTCGGCAAGACGCCGGTGGAGGTCAATGACTTCCCCGGCTTCATCTCCAATCGGATATTGATGCCGATGATAAATGAAGCGATTTATGCCCTGATGGAGGGTGTAGCATCTGCCGAAGATATCGACACCGTTATGAAGCTGGGAATGAATCACCCCATGGGTCCCCTGACTCTGGCTGATTTTATCGGGCTTGATGTCTGCCTGGCGATTATGGAAGTCCTTTATAAGGGATTTTCCGATTCTAAATACCGCCCCTGTCCGCTTCTCTGGAAAATGGTGCAGGCCGGATACTTGGGGCGCAAGACCGGTCGCGGCTTTTTCGTATATGATTAAGTAAAGGAGAATGGTATGGATTTTCATCTCAGTGAAGATGACCTGATGATAAAAGAGACCGCCCGTGAATTTGCGGAGAAACGCCTCCTGCCGCATGCCCAGGAATTTGATGAAGAGGACGGCATCCCGCAGGAATTGATTGACGAAATGGCCAGTCTCGGTTATCTGGGGATGATGCTTCCGGAGCAGTACGGCGGACTGGGATTAACCACGGTCAGTTTTTGCGCCGCGCTGGAGGAGGTCTGCGCCGCCTGCGCCGGCGTCGGCATTCTAATGTCTGTCCAGAACTCTCTCTGCTGCGAGATAATCTACCGCTTCGGCTCCGACTCCTTGAAAGAAAAATATCTGCCCAAAATGGCGGCCGGGATGGTCGGCTCATACTGCGTCACCGAGCCGAATGCCGGAACCGATGTGGCCGGAATGAGCACGCAGGCTGTCAACAAAGGCGACCACTTTCTGATTAATGGCACCAAGACCTTTGTGACCAACGGCGGCCAAGCCGGAATCTTTATCGTCTTCGCCGTTACCGACCCCTCCGCGGGAAATAAAGGGATTTCCTGCTTTGCCGTGGAAAAAGGATTCCCCGGTATTTCTATCGGCGCCAAAGAGAAAAAGTGCGGTATGAGAGCCTCGGATACTCGGGAGGTTTCATTTCTTGATGTGAAAGTACCCAAGGAAAATATGATAGGCGACCCGGGCGCCGGCTTCAAAATGGCGTTGACCATTCTCAATTCGGGGCGAATCGGCGTATCGTTTCAGTCGATAGGAATCGCCCGCGCCGCTCTGGAAGAAGCCGTGAAGTACTCCAAAGAGCGCAAGCAGTT includes:
- a CDS encoding acetyl-CoA C-acetyltransferase, encoding MGNRNEAYIVSACRSAIGTFLGGLSGFTATQLGALAIKEAINRANIDPHRIDEVIMGQVVQAGVGQAPARQAAIGGGVPPEVATFTINKVCGSGLKAVMLAAQSIRAGDQDCIIAGGMESMSGTPYVLHGAKAGLKFGDKKLQDSMVLDGLWCAFKNWHMGSAAELTGRMANITRQEQDEFAYNSHKKAIAAQQQGKFDAEIFPIEIPQKKGDPVLFKKDECPRAEISMEGLAKLKPAFEKEGTVTAGNAPGLNDGSSATVVVSEKFLKENNLTPLARVIEYTTAGVSPELLFFAPIHAVRKLCEKMGVDVHHFDLIEANEAFSVQALADGKELGWDWSRVNVHGGAVALGHPIGASGTRVLTTLIYALKDRGKKNGLATLCLGGGHAVAMAIEMV
- a CDS encoding 3-hydroxybutyryl-CoA dehydrogenase — translated: MTMRLEDINKIAVVGGGTMGNGIAHVVAQSGYNVLLVDTSPELLQRALKTIAGNLDRMIKKEKITEAIKNETLARIKTTTDINEVKSAQLVIEAIYENLDAKLRLFTQLAAICPPDTILASNTSSLPITQIAAASKRADRVIGMHFMNPVPMMKLIELIRGIATSDETFHVIKELSFKLGKTPVEVNDFPGFISNRILMPMINEAIYALMEGVASAEDIDTVMKLGMNHPMGPLTLADFIGLDVCLAIMEVLYKGFSDSKYRPCPLLWKMVQAGYLGRKTGRGFFVYD
- a CDS encoding acyl-CoA dehydrogenase family protein, yielding MDFHLSEDDLMIKETAREFAEKRLLPHAQEFDEEDGIPQELIDEMASLGYLGMMLPEQYGGLGLTTVSFCAALEEVCAACAGVGILMSVQNSLCCEIIYRFGSDSLKEKYLPKMAAGMVGSYCVTEPNAGTDVAGMSTQAVNKGDHFLINGTKTFVTNGGQAGIFIVFAVTDPSAGNKGISCFAVEKGFPGISIGAKEKKCGMRASDTREVSFLDVKVPKENMIGDPGAGFKMALTILNSGRIGVSFQSIGIARAALEEAVKYSKERKQFKQPIANFQAIQFKLADMATDLDAGRLLAYRAAQLKDEGKNIVREASMAKLFCSQMANFVVNEAVQIHGGYGYMKEYPVERYFRDARVCELYEGTTEAQKMTIARDLLKE